GGCAAGTCGCGAGCGCGCAAGCTGTCAACTCTTCGACTTCGCTCAGCGCAAGCTGTCAACTGTCAACTGTCAACAGCTACGCGGAAAATCCCCGCTGCTCCATAGGGATCTAGCGAGGGGCGAGAATAGGTATTCTCAGAAAATATAAAGTAGTGGCAGTGGCTTTTGTCGAGCCATTGCCATCTATAGCATCCATACTGTTTTAAGCACGCTGAAAAATTTCAGAGCCAAATCTCTGCCTGCGGTCAATGCTTCAACTCAAACCAACCTGTTCAAGCAAAAAGTCCAAGCAAAAAGTCAAGGTCTAGGCTACTTCTTCGCGATCTATTTGGCGCAGGTGAATGTGCTTGCGTCCCAAAGAGATTTCAAATTCATCTCCAGGCTGGAGTTCCATCTGTTTCGTGTAGGCTGCTCCAATCAGTAAGTTGCCGTTAGATTGAACGCTAATGCGATAGCTTGCAGAACGTCCGCCGCGTCCGTTACCGTTTTGCTTCCCGTCTAGCTGAATGCCTTCTGCATCAATCAGCGCATTCAGGAATTTCATCATGTTGACGCGTTCAACGCCGTTTTTGGTAACGGTGTAGTAGCCGCAGGCTCTAGCTTTTTCTTCCTTGGTAAGGTTCTCTAGGTCTTTGACCTTTTTGATCAGAGCTTCGCCTTCTAGGGGTTCGATATTTTTCTTTTTAGCCATTTACTGAGTCCTGAAATATTCAACTGGTGTACGGAATTTTTCTCGGTTGGTTTTGGGTTGAACCAAGAAACTTTAGCTTGATAGCCGGTCGTAAAACCATATTACACTGAACTGCTCAATTGTTAACCACTATTATCTAAATATTTTTAACAAGGTTGAGTCTTTCTTGAGGAGTAGCTGCTCTTGACTGTGCGAGCAATCTCTAAACTCGGTAGCATAAGCTATCAGCTATCAGCTAGCTGAATATTTGCCCCCGATCTTAAAATCCCATGAAGTTAACCACACGCGGACACTACAGTGTCAAAGCATTACTGGATCTAAGTTTGCAACCTCGGTTCGGGCCGACATCGGTGAAATCGATCGCCAACCGACAGGAGTTACCAGCTCCGTATCTCGAAAAATTGCTGATTGAAATGCGACGAGCCGGTTTAGTCCAATCAGTTCGCGGCTCCCAAGGAGGATATCAATTGGCCAGGGAGCCTGCTCAAATCTCTTTAGGACAAATCTTAGAGGCTGTAGGGGAAACTATTCAACCTTTACCTCGACATTCTCCCGACGCGAACCAACCAGAGGACTGGGTTACATTCAGTTTGTGGAACCGATTGCACAAAAAACTTGCCGAAGCGCTGTACAGTATTTCCCTCGAAGACTTATACTATGATGTCCGCAGTTGGCAAGCTGCTCTTGGGGAAGAAACTAGCTTTATCATTTAAATGGTAAGTTAATTTAGACGATCGCCAGCAAACAAACATGGACACAACACTTGTTACCTACTCCGGTGGCTGTCACTGCGGTGCTGTCCGCTTCACAGTCGCGGTTGACAAACACCAAGCTTCGGATTGCAACTGCTCTATCTGTAAGAAGAAAGGATTTTTGCACCTGATTGTGCCGCCGGAACGTTTTACGTTGTTGAGCGGCGAAGATGTTTTGACAACCTATACGTTTAATACAGGCACTGCTAAACATACTTTCTGCCGGATTTGTGGCATTCACTCGTTCTATCGCCCCCGATCGCATCCCGATCGATTCGATGTCAACGTCCGCTGTCTTGACTCTGATGCCATTTCTGAATTTGATATTCTACCCTTTGATGGTGTTCGTTGGGAGCATAACGTACACTTGCTGCACGACGAAAGTAATCTCAGCACTTAAAATTTGCCTTCTAAAATCCAAGTCCGCAAGAGTAACAGCAGTTAAAACCTGCGCCCTGCTCGCGGATGCTCCTGGTGGGACTGACTATCAAGTTTGAGACTATATATAATGATGTCCGATCGATTTGCTGTTTTGATTTTAGCTGCGGTATTGGATTATTCGATCGGCGATCCTTGGGGTTGGCCGCATCCAGTGCAGGCGATGGGTTGGGCGATCGAGCGCTATACTCGACTTGTCTTTAATATCTGGAATATTCCCTGTGGCAAAATGCCTCTATCTGGCGATCGTCCAACAGGCGAGGGGCACCACAGACAGCTACGATGTGCTGGTACAATACTAGCGATCGGGCTGATTCTAGGCAGTTATACTGTCAGTTTGTCGATCGTCGTTGCTGCTAGTTGGGTGCATCCTGTTTGCAGTATTGCCGTGCAGACGATTTTGCTGGCAAGTTGTTTTGCCGGTCGCAGTTTGAGAGCGGCGGCCCAAGATGTGCTAGCACCTTTAAATATGGGAGATTTAGTCAAGGCGCGAGAACGGTTGAGCCTCTACGTCGGCCGGGATACCGAAAACTTATCCGAGCCAGAAATACTCAGAGCACTGTTAGAAACAGTAACAGAGAATGCAGTCGATGGCGTGAGTGCCCCGCTATTTTATGCCCTAGTTGGGTTCGCTCTGCCGCATCTATTATTAAGTCTTACCAATTGGTCGATCGCTCCTAACTCGATGTGGTTTGAGGCGATCGTCCCCTGCGCGATCGCTTACAAAGCAGCCAGCACATTAGATTCTACAGTCGGCTACAAAGAAGCGCCATACACTGATTTAGGATGGTTTAGTGCCAAACTCGAAGACTTGCTGACGTGGATTCCTTGCCGCCTAACAGTCATTACTTTAGCCGTTATATCTGGCAAACCCACCTACATTTGGCAGATTTGTCAGAGAGATGCTGTTAAAGATGCCAG
The window above is part of the Microcoleus sp. bin38.metabat.b11b12b14.051 genome. Proteins encoded here:
- a CDS encoding AbrB family transcriptional regulator, giving the protein MAKKKNIEPLEGEALIKKVKDLENLTKEEKARACGYYTVTKNGVERVNMMKFLNALIDAEGIQLDGKQNGNGRGGRSASYRISVQSNGNLLIGAAYTKQMELQPGDEFEISLGRKHIHLRQIDREEVA
- a CDS encoding Rrf2 family transcriptional regulator; its protein translation is MKLTTRGHYSVKALLDLSLQPRFGPTSVKSIANRQELPAPYLEKLLIEMRRAGLVQSVRGSQGGYQLAREPAQISLGQILEAVGETIQPLPRHSPDANQPEDWVTFSLWNRLHKKLAEALYSISLEDLYYDVRSWQAALGEETSFII
- a CDS encoding GFA family protein, which produces MDTTLVTYSGGCHCGAVRFTVAVDKHQASDCNCSICKKKGFLHLIVPPERFTLLSGEDVLTTYTFNTGTAKHTFCRICGIHSFYRPRSHPDRFDVNVRCLDSDAISEFDILPFDGVRWEHNVHLLHDESNLST
- the cbiB gene encoding adenosylcobinamide-phosphate synthase CbiB, with protein sequence MMSDRFAVLILAAVLDYSIGDPWGWPHPVQAMGWAIERYTRLVFNIWNIPCGKMPLSGDRPTGEGHHRQLRCAGTILAIGLILGSYTVSLSIVVAASWVHPVCSIAVQTILLASCFAGRSLRAAAQDVLAPLNMGDLVKARERLSLYVGRDTENLSEPEILRALLETVTENAVDGVSAPLFYALVGFALPHLLLSLTNWSIAPNSMWFEAIVPCAIAYKAASTLDSTVGYKEAPYTDLGWFSAKLEDLLTWIPCRLTVITLAVISGKPTYIWQICQRDAVKDASPNSGWSECAYAAILGVQLGGTNSYRSVVKQKPLLGEPIRPIAPEQICQALQLTRYCFLIWLALSLLVCTAWSFVR